A region from the Lentimonas sp. CC4 genome encodes:
- a CDS encoding cytochrome C oxidase subunit IV family protein: MSDTHSTTHADHSGEAQKHHTFINLALVLAAITGIELVLVYLPIHEAVVFSSLIALSLFKFFSVIAWFMHLIYDKMLLTLAFGTGLAIASGTVVALMFIMDRSFVDFEAISAF, translated from the coding sequence ATGTCTGATACACATTCTACAACACACGCCGACCACAGCGGCGAAGCACAAAAGCATCACACCTTTATCAATCTCGCACTCGTGCTAGCCGCGATCACTGGGATCGAGTTGGTGCTCGTTTACTTGCCCATCCACGAAGCCGTCGTCTTCAGCTCGCTGATTGCCCTGTCGCTGTTCAAATTTTTCAGCGTCATCGCATGGTTCATGCACCTGATTTACGATAAGATGTTACTGACACTCGCCTTCGGCACTGGCCTAGCGATCGCCTCCGGCACCGTCGTCGCCTTGATGTTCATCATGGATCGCAGCTTCGTCGACTTTGAAGCAATCTCTGCGTTCTAG
- a CDS encoding cytochrome c oxidase assembly protein codes for MQLHWHTEPLLLITLLMVGWLYALGVGPLRERIAPGTLFPRGKVILFYLGLIIVYLAVGSPLDQIGEQFLFCAHMTQHMLLIYVCPVLFIFGTPAWFIDWLLKPEPLRKLMHVLTHPACGGLLFTFVYTAWHIPVLYEAALHDKRIHVLEHWTMFSLGILMLWPYLTNSTRVPRRSYGVRMLAIFLLMVGQLPVFAFLTFAGEAIYPTYAWAPRIIDLDPLNDQILGGIIMKVVNMGFSLTILAISFYLWARSEEQDDLPATSPVAHS; via the coding sequence ATGCAACTACACTGGCATACCGAGCCCCTGCTACTGATCACACTCTTGATGGTCGGCTGGCTCTACGCGCTCGGCGTCGGCCCCTTGCGTGAGCGAATTGCCCCCGGCACCCTATTTCCGCGTGGCAAAGTCATCTTATTCTACCTAGGCCTGATCATCGTGTATCTCGCCGTGGGCTCGCCCCTGGATCAAATCGGCGAGCAATTCCTTTTCTGTGCCCATATGACGCAGCACATGCTGCTGATCTACGTGTGCCCCGTGCTCTTCATCTTCGGCACGCCCGCATGGTTCATCGACTGGCTGCTCAAGCCTGAACCGCTGCGCAAACTCATGCATGTGCTCACCCACCCTGCCTGTGGTGGCCTGCTGTTCACCTTCGTCTACACAGCGTGGCACATTCCTGTGCTCTACGAAGCGGCACTTCACGATAAACGTATCCACGTGCTAGAGCACTGGACGATGTTTTCGCTCGGAATACTGATGCTCTGGCCCTACTTGACCAACTCGACACGCGTGCCACGCCGCAGCTACGGCGTTCGCATGCTGGCAATATTCCTGCTCATGGTCGGCCAACTCCCCGTCTTTGCCTTCCTCACTTTCGCAGGTGAAGCCATTTACCCAACCTATGCGTGGGCACCTCGAATCATTGACCTCGACCCACTCAACGACCAGATCCTTGGCGGCATCATAATGAAAGTCGTAAACATGGGTTTTTCCCTTACAATTTTAGCAATATCCTTTTACCTTTGGGCTCGAAGTGAAGAACAGGACGACCTTCCAGCGACTAGCCCAGTCGCGCACTCCTAA
- a CDS encoding SLC13 family permease, translated as MTWEIYFVFALLIFAIVSFIWERISADLTAITVFGVLIFVSMISKSEELPNLESMLGVFGNSAPLTIAAMFIVSGALERTGAIDLITSYLRRMVKLPYRSFIFIMVIGVAGVSAFINNTPVVIVLMPVVLTLSREMGIASSKLLIPLSYASIFGGTCTLLGTSTNLLASGILVDSGHEPIGMFELAAVGLPILAFGSLYLVLFGNKLLPHRETLTSILSDEERKEFMTEAFVRLGSELKGQTALESGMLKGRGIRLLEIVRHGVAVKGDPKRTKLEIGDRLVLACRPSGVAEANSIKGIALHGEISAGLETIAMDEGAIVEGVVGPHATILGKTLGEINFRQRFRMVVVAVHRKGHNQRDRLDSLRLQPGDTLLMMGSTKAINSLSTSEEIILLDRPRLPARSVRAKMPIAIAVTTTIVTLATLNLVPIVAAVTLGVAILMLTGCVKPKDAYASVEWSILMIIFGMLALGQAMDSTGASLMIAENMIGLVQSFAPEHLQNVLMLAFVYIITSTFTEFLSNNAAVALMVPIALGIAATLGIDPRPFVVGACIAASASFATPIGYQTNTYVYGVGGYRFFDFTKVGLPLNIICFIVTVAVVPRFWSF; from the coding sequence ATGACTTGGGAAATTTATTTCGTTTTTGCACTGCTAATCTTCGCGATCGTAAGCTTCATTTGGGAGCGTATCTCGGCGGACCTCACTGCAATCACTGTCTTCGGTGTGCTGATTTTCGTCAGCATGATCAGCAAGAGCGAAGAGCTACCGAACCTAGAATCAATGCTCGGCGTGTTCGGCAACTCAGCACCACTGACCATTGCCGCAATGTTTATTGTCAGCGGCGCCCTCGAGCGCACTGGCGCAATTGACCTGATCACTAGCTACCTGCGTCGCATGGTCAAACTCCCCTACCGGAGCTTCATCTTTATCATGGTGATTGGTGTGGCCGGTGTTTCCGCGTTTATCAATAACACACCCGTCGTGATCGTATTGATGCCCGTCGTGCTCACGCTTTCACGAGAAATGGGAATCGCCTCCTCCAAACTACTGATCCCACTCTCCTACGCCTCGATCTTTGGCGGCACTTGCACCCTACTAGGCACCAGCACCAACCTACTCGCCAGTGGCATCCTCGTGGACTCTGGCCACGAGCCGATTGGTATGTTCGAGCTCGCAGCAGTTGGCCTGCCCATCCTCGCATTCGGCTCCCTCTACCTCGTGCTCTTCGGCAACAAGCTGCTGCCGCACCGCGAAACCCTCACCTCCATCCTCAGCGATGAAGAGCGCAAAGAGTTTATGACCGAAGCCTTCGTCCGCCTCGGCTCCGAACTCAAAGGCCAAACCGCGCTCGAAAGCGGCATGCTCAAAGGCCGCGGCATTCGCCTACTCGAAATCGTGCGCCACGGTGTCGCCGTCAAGGGTGACCCCAAGCGCACTAAACTTGAAATCGGCGACCGACTCGTGCTCGCCTGCCGTCCGTCTGGTGTAGCCGAAGCCAACTCGATCAAAGGCATCGCCCTACATGGCGAGATCTCTGCAGGCCTGGAAACCATTGCGATGGACGAAGGTGCCATCGTCGAAGGCGTCGTCGGCCCGCACGCCACGATCCTGGGCAAGACGCTCGGCGAAATCAACTTCCGCCAACGTTTCCGCATGGTCGTCGTCGCCGTGCACCGCAAAGGGCACAATCAACGCGACCGCCTTGATAGCCTGCGCCTACAACCGGGCGACACTCTACTCATGATGGGCTCCACCAAGGCGATCAACTCCCTCTCGACCAGCGAAGAGATCATTTTACTCGACCGACCGCGCCTCCCCGCCCGCAGCGTCCGCGCAAAGATGCCCATCGCGATCGCGGTCACCACGACCATCGTCACCCTCGCCACACTCAACCTCGTGCCCATTGTCGCAGCCGTCACACTCGGCGTCGCTATTCTGATGCTCACCGGCTGCGTAAAACCGAAAGACGCGTATGCCTCGGTCGAATGGAGTATCTTGATGATCATCTTCGGCATGCTCGCACTCGGACAGGCCATGGACTCCACAGGAGCCAGCCTGATGATCGCCGAAAATATGATCGGGCTCGTGCAAAGCTTCGCACCCGAGCACTTACAAAACGTGCTAATGCTCGCATTCGTCTACATCATCACCTCGACCTTCACTGAATTTCTCTCAAACAATGCCGCTGTCGCACTGATGGTGCCCATTGCGCTCGGTATCGCAGCGACACTCGGGATCGACCCACGCCCGTTCGTCGTAGGGGCATGTATCGCGGCCTCCGCGAGTTTCGCGACACCGATCGGCTACCAAACCAACACCTACGTCTATGGCGTCGGCGGTTATCGCTTCTTCGACTTCACCAAAGTCGGCCTGCCACTAAATATCATTTGCTTTATAGTGACCGTCGCCGTCGTGCCACGATTCTGGAGCTTTTAA
- a CDS encoding Rrf2 family transcriptional regulator, translated as MKLSHKLEYACRVLAQLARSHGQETLAHIDELADAEKIPANYLVQILNELRNAGLIISKRGKQGGYALSRAPERIRLDEIVAAVDGELLERNFDEAGHSGERVAGIWGEIGVEFQKKISSYTLEAFVVEDSNDMYYI; from the coding sequence GTGAAACTCTCTCATAAGCTTGAATATGCCTGCCGCGTTTTGGCCCAACTTGCCCGTTCCCATGGGCAGGAGACTTTGGCTCATATCGATGAATTAGCTGATGCCGAAAAAATCCCGGCGAATTACCTCGTGCAGATTCTGAATGAATTGCGCAATGCGGGGCTGATTATCAGTAAGCGCGGCAAGCAGGGCGGCTATGCGCTCTCACGTGCGCCGGAACGCATTCGTTTAGATGAGATTGTCGCTGCGGTCGATGGCGAGCTATTGGAGCGCAATTTTGACGAAGCAGGGCACTCGGGCGAGCGCGTCGCAGGTATCTGGGGCGAGATCGGCGTCGAATTTCAGAAAAAAATCAGTAGCTACACGCTGGAGGCCTTTGTCGTGGAGGACTCCAATGATATGTATTACATCTAA
- the gyrB gene encoding DNA topoisomerase (ATP-hydrolyzing) subunit B, translating to MSEQEKPEDLQPQKPRKDVADDAPKDVYDSSKIQKLEGLEGVRKRPDMYIGDTNERGLHHCVFEIVDNSIDEALAGYCSQITVSIHNDGSCSVEDNGRGIPVDIHPKYNIPALELVMTNLHAGGKFGKGAYQVSGGLHGVGAKCVNAVSDWFEVEVRRDGKVHKMEFSRGKTTSKMKIIGETKRNGTRIAFSPDPEIFETTREFKSELLGKRLRELAFLNPGIHITFVDERSNKSTNFIFKDGISEYVSFLNENKNVVHEDPISFHGEAPTPNPDLDANIVVDIALQYNDSYNDQIYAYANSIHNIEGGTHLSGFRTALTRVVNAYAKQNNMIKEKDPNLSGDDTREGLTAVISVKVPEPRFEGQTKTKLSNGEVDGIVQKITGEQLKYYFETNPQTAKRLIEKCLHAARAREAARKARETVRKGALSGGGLPGKLADCSSKDPAISEIYIVEGDSAGGSAKQGRDRATQAILPIRGKLLNVEKARLDKVLNNNEIRSLITAMGTGIGDHEGDGAFDASKARYHKIILMTDADVDGAHILTLLLTFIFRQMRGLIESGYVYIAQPPLYKIKRKRREQYIDNDAQLNRILLELGTEDVNFVRLRDNKDLDSETIEKIVQILSRMEVVGRGVSRYGCEFATYLDQHHNETHELPRYIARIRTGNVEEFRYLRNDDERAAFHEEFGLADADASDTLNREVVNDAGVTVQQRVSLHEIYESTEMTKLLRDLAETGMDITTFTKTEEARYQLIENKGDPKKENIIELGSIIELIENIRAIGRRGLSIQRYKGLGEMNPKQLFETTMDPKTRNLLKVSIADAAVADGIFSMLMGEDVPSRRAFIEDNALNVSYLDV from the coding sequence ATGTCAGAACAAGAAAAGCCTGAAGATTTACAGCCTCAAAAGCCTCGAAAAGATGTCGCCGACGACGCCCCTAAGGACGTCTATGACTCTTCCAAGATTCAGAAGCTTGAGGGACTAGAAGGTGTCCGTAAACGCCCCGATATGTATATCGGCGACACCAACGAACGCGGACTCCACCACTGTGTGTTTGAGATCGTTGACAACTCGATCGACGAAGCCCTCGCCGGCTACTGCTCGCAGATTACCGTCAGCATCCACAACGACGGCTCCTGCTCCGTTGAGGACAACGGTCGCGGCATCCCGGTCGACATCCACCCGAAGTATAACATCCCCGCCCTTGAGCTGGTGATGACCAACCTGCACGCAGGTGGTAAATTCGGCAAAGGCGCCTACCAAGTCTCTGGTGGCCTCCACGGCGTCGGCGCGAAGTGCGTGAATGCGGTCTCCGATTGGTTCGAGGTCGAAGTTCGTCGCGATGGTAAAGTCCACAAGATGGAGTTCTCGCGCGGCAAGACGACTTCCAAGATGAAGATCATTGGCGAGACCAAGCGCAACGGCACACGTATCGCATTCTCCCCTGACCCTGAGATCTTCGAGACAACCCGCGAATTCAAATCCGAACTCCTAGGCAAGCGCCTACGTGAGCTCGCATTCCTGAATCCTGGCATCCACATCACTTTCGTCGATGAACGCAGCAACAAGAGCACCAACTTTATCTTCAAGGATGGTATCTCTGAATACGTCAGCTTCCTGAACGAAAACAAGAACGTCGTGCACGAGGATCCAATCAGCTTCCACGGTGAAGCACCGACTCCGAATCCCGACCTCGACGCCAACATCGTCGTCGACATCGCGCTGCAATACAACGACAGCTATAACGATCAAATTTACGCTTACGCCAACTCGATTCACAATATCGAAGGTGGCACGCACCTTTCTGGTTTCCGCACCGCACTGACCCGCGTGGTCAATGCTTACGCAAAGCAGAATAACATGATCAAGGAGAAAGACCCTAACCTCAGTGGCGATGACACGCGCGAAGGTTTGACTGCGGTTATTTCCGTTAAAGTCCCAGAACCACGTTTCGAAGGACAGACCAAGACCAAACTCTCCAATGGTGAGGTTGACGGCATCGTTCAAAAGATCACTGGCGAGCAACTCAAATACTATTTTGAGACGAATCCGCAAACCGCCAAACGTCTCATCGAAAAGTGCCTTCACGCCGCTCGCGCTCGTGAAGCCGCACGTAAGGCTCGCGAAACCGTCCGCAAGGGCGCGCTCTCCGGAGGCGGCCTCCCTGGCAAGCTAGCTGACTGTTCTTCTAAAGATCCAGCGATTTCCGAGATCTATATTGTGGAAGGTGACTCTGCGGGTGGTTCCGCTAAGCAAGGTCGTGACCGTGCGACACAAGCGATTCTCCCAATCCGTGGTAAACTGCTCAACGTTGAGAAAGCGCGCTTGGACAAGGTGCTGAACAACAACGAAATCCGCAGCCTGATCACCGCAATGGGCACCGGTATTGGTGACCACGAAGGCGATGGAGCATTCGATGCATCCAAAGCGCGTTACCACAAAATCATCTTGATGACCGATGCGGACGTCGACGGCGCCCACATTCTAACGCTACTCCTCACCTTCATCTTCCGCCAAATGCGCGGACTGATCGAATCAGGATACGTTTACATCGCGCAACCGCCGCTGTATAAGATCAAGCGTAAGCGTCGCGAGCAATACATCGACAATGATGCACAGCTCAATCGCATCCTACTCGAGCTTGGCACTGAGGACGTGAATTTCGTCCGCCTTCGCGACAACAAGGATCTCGACAGCGAAACCATCGAAAAGATCGTCCAGATCCTCTCTCGCATGGAAGTCGTCGGCCGCGGCGTCTCACGCTACGGTTGCGAATTTGCGACTTATCTCGATCAGCATCATAACGAGACACACGAACTACCGCGCTACATCGCTCGTATCCGCACAGGTAACGTCGAAGAGTTCCGCTATCTACGTAACGACGACGAACGTGCAGCCTTCCACGAAGAATTCGGCCTAGCCGATGCCGACGCAAGCGACACGCTCAACCGCGAAGTCGTCAACGACGCAGGCGTCACCGTGCAGCAACGTGTATCACTTCACGAAATCTACGAATCCACGGAGATGACGAAGCTACTACGCGACCTCGCTGAGACTGGTATGGATATCACCACATTCACAAAGACTGAGGAAGCGCGCTATCAGTTGATCGAAAATAAAGGCGATCCAAAGAAGGAGAACATCATTGAGCTCGGATCCATCATCGAACTCATCGAAAACATCCGCGCGATTGGTCGCCGCGGCCTAAGCATCCAACGATACAAAGGTCTCGGGGAAATGAATCCGAAGCAGCTCTTCGAAACCACCATGGATCCGAAGACACGTAACCTGCTCAAAGTCAGCATCGCCGACGCCGCAGTCGCCGACGGCATCTTCTCCATGCTCATGGGTGAAGACGTTCCTTCCCGCCGCGCCTTCATTGAAGATAACGCGCTGAATGTTTCATATCTCGATGTTTAA